From a region of the Kwoniella mangroviensis CBS 8507 chromosome 1 map unlocalized Ctg01, whole genome shotgun sequence genome:
- a CDS encoding mitochondrial 37S ribosomal protein mS23: MRRIPSQVPQAVSRLLQGNVISQPPTWYIPVLSNPPPQLPPRQVVQRKRPISPSDRSNEDLSYIPPGELERRDRLRKYKSRKQKPERIVYLEDKIRRQFFKDFPFEALRPISLVEDQEIDESRKLDGESWVKLEQRGEYPTVEDTISFVLNVQQTRQIPISEAYAIATGEFISLRARHEQATIAAEIEARQYGAEFKPDAFERQFNLESKSLSSLIPPSSTRSSDSTKIKYRKQPRWQWSNTIPSFASGSGSNEFTGGKSYMENWKLPKPLETSQGARQSELLSSIPQIESPQVEAEDTRGQEESDLEFLQAVLGKRS; the protein is encoded by the exons ATGCGACGAATCCCCTCTCAAGTACCTCAAGCAGTCTCTCGTCTACTCCAAGGCAACGTAATCTCCCAACCGCCAACATGGTACATCCCCGTCctatccaatccacctcccCAGTTGCCCCCAAGACAAGTCGTACAGCGCAAACGACCCATTTCACCCTCTGATCGATCGAACGAAGACTTGTCGTATATACCTCCAGGTGAACTcgagagaagagatagattgAGGAAATATAAGAGTAGGAAGCAGAAACCTGAAAGGATCGTTTACTTAGAGGATAAGATCCGAAGACAGTTCTTCAAAGATTTCCCATTTGAAGCTTTAAGACCGATCTCGCTAGTAGAGGATCAGGAGATCGATGAGAGCAGGAAATTAGATGGTGAGAGCTGGGTGAAACTGGAACAGAGAGGAGAATATCCCACTGtagaaga TACGATCTCTTTCGTACTCAATGTCCAACAGACACGTCAGATCCCAATCTCCGAAGCTTACGCAATTGCGACTGGGGAATTCATATCCCTTAGAGCAAGACATGAACAAGCTACTATAGCTGCTGAGATTGAAGCTAGACAGTATGGTGCGGAATTCAAACCTGATGCTTTT GAACGCCAATTCAACCTTGAAAGCAAATCCTTATCATCCCTtatcccaccttcttccacaagatcatcagattcAACTAAAATCAAATACCGTAAACAGCCAAGATGGCAATGGTCCAACACCATCCCTTCCTTCGCATCTGGCAGTGGCAGTAATGAATTTACGGGTGGAAAGAGTTATATGGAAAATTGGAAATTACCCAAACCACTAGAAACGTCTCAAGGAGCACGACAGAGTGAATTGCTGAGCAGTATACCTCAGATTGAGAGTCCACAGGTCGAAGCTGAGGATACTAGGGGacaggaagaaagtgatttgGAGTTCCTACAGGCCGTTTTGGGTAAGAGATCGTAG
- a CDS encoding nuclear distribution protein PAC1: protein MSSLLSERQKDELHKSMLSYLHSAGLHDSYEALRRETDNEDFQVDDPKARWVGLLEKKWTSVIRLQKKIMDLESRNASLLAELASPHRASSSSSSTSTPFIPRAPARHTLTSHRAPITKVAFHPTWTVLASASEDSTVKIWDWESGEMERTLKGHTKSVGDVDFDSKGGLMVTCSSDLTIKLWDTSNEYTNVKTLHGHDHSVSSVRFTPDGEKLVSASRDKTIKVWEVTSGYCVKTFTGHSEWVRGVVPSDDGKWLVSCSNDQTSRIWDFSSGETKMELRGHEHVLECAIFAPVNCYPAIRELAGLVNPPAGDSRAKSPGAFVATGSRDKSIKLWDAISGQCLRTFVGHDNWIRALVFHPSGKFLLSASDDKTIKIWDLANGRCTKTIDAHGHFVTSMSWGRALIGGNSTNSEPVVNGDSLPGGKKKEEEGSGSGPRRINVLATGSVDQTVKIWTP, encoded by the exons ATGTCGAGCCTCCTCTCTGAACGACAGAAAGATGAACT ACACAAGTCAATGCTATCGTACCTCCATTCAGCAGGTCTACACGATTCCTACGAGGCTCTAAGAAGAGAGACGGACAATGAGGATTTCCAAGTGGATGATCCGAAGGCTAGATGGGTGGGGCTCTTGGAGAAGAAATGGACTAGTGTGATAAGGTTacagaagaag ATAATGGACCTGGAATCACGCAACGCCTCACTCCTAGCAGAACTCGCTTCACCCCACCGagcatcctcctcatcctcatctacctcaaCACCCTTCATACCCCGCGCTCCAGCCAGACATACCCTCACATCGCATCGAGCACCGATAACCAAAGTGGCCTTTCATCCCACATGGACTGTGTTGGCTAGTGCGAGTGAAGATTCGACAGTGAAAATTTGGGATTGGGAGTCAGgggagatggaaaggacTCTAAAAGGGCATACGAAGAGTGTGGGGGATGTGGATTTTGATTCGAAGGGCGGGTTGATGG TGACTTGCTCCTCAGACTTGACGATAAAGCTCTGGGACACCTCAAACGAGTACACAAACGTAAAGACATTACATGGACATGACCATTCCGTATCGAGCGTACGGTTCACGCCTGATGGGGAGAAGTTGGTATCGGCAAGTAGGGATAAGACTATAAAAGTATGGGAGGTTACTAGTGG ATACTGCGTAAAAACCTTCACAGGCCACTCGGAGTGGGTAAGAGGAGTCGTTCCGTcagatgatgggaaatggTTAGTGAGCTGTTCAaatgatcag ACATCACGAATATGGGATTTCTCAAGTGGAGAAACCAAAATGGAACTGAGGGGACATGAACATGTATTAGAATGTGCGATATTCGCTCCTGTCAATTGTTATCCTGCTATAAGGGAGTTAGCAGGTCTGGTG AATCCGCCGGCTGGAGATAGTCGGGCCAAGTCGCCTGGTGCATTTGTAGCTACTGGATCGAGAGATAAGAGTATAAAGTTGTGGGATGCAATTTCGGGTCAATGTCTACGGACGTTT GTCGGCCACGATAACTGGATACGAGCCTTGGTATTTCACCCTTCAGGAAAATTCTTGTTGTCTGCATCAGACGATAAGACCATCAAAATATGGGATCTGGCCAATGGACGATGTACCAAGACGATAGATGCTCATGGTCATTTTGTCACTTCGATGTCGTGGGGAAGAGCTCTGATAGGTGGTAATTCGACAAACAGCGAACCTGTCGTCAATGGCGATTCGCTAccaggagggaagaagaaggaagaggaaggtagtGGGAGTGGACCAAGGAGGATAAATGTTTTGGCTACGGGTAGTGTGGATCAGActgtcaaa ATATGGACACCATAG